One stretch of Verrucomicrobiota bacterium DNA includes these proteins:
- a CDS encoding sulfatase — translation MPFAALPMPAFAAATSDRPNLLWLSSEDHGPQMGCYGDTFATTPSVDRLAARGMIYTRVWSCAPVCAPARTTIISGLYPPSTGSEHMRSMVSLPPSMKMFPQFLREAGYYCSNNAKEDYNLAKPGKVWDDSSKRGHWRNRPSGQPFFAVFNSEKSHESRIRARPHKQVHDPAKVRVPAYHPDTPEVRQDWAQYYDCVSLADADAGERLKELADDGLTEDTIVFYWGDHGSGMPRSKRWPYNSGLHVPLAVYFPEKFRHLAPPEYRPGGKSDRLVSFVDFAPTMLSLAGIKPPEWMQGYSFMGKFQDPPRPWMHGFRGRMDERYDLVRSVTDGRYVYIRNYMPHKLYGQHVQYMFQTPTTRVWKRLHDEGKLTPAQDVFWNTKAPEELYDLQSDPDEVHNLARSPGHEKVLARLRGAQQSLALRIRDVGFLPEGEIHSRSRGSTPYEMGHEDARYPFQRIFDTADRASLLRTEDVPALKQAFRDLDSAVRYWAALGMLMREKAGVESARAELLEALKDTSPYVRVVAAEALGRFGSEADLKLALATLAELGPMDKNGVFVSVAALNAIDALGQKASPIRDRLKEFPAKGTVPDARFAPYVPRLLEDILAGLK, via the coding sequence GGTCCTGCGCGCCCGTCTGCGCACCGGCCCGCACCACGATCATCTCCGGACTCTATCCGCCATCGACCGGCAGCGAGCACATGCGCAGCATGGTGTCCTTGCCGCCCAGCATGAAAATGTTCCCGCAGTTTCTGCGCGAAGCCGGCTACTATTGCTCGAACAACGCGAAAGAAGACTACAATCTCGCGAAGCCCGGCAAAGTCTGGGACGACTCCTCCAAGCGCGGCCACTGGCGCAATCGGCCATCCGGTCAGCCGTTCTTCGCCGTCTTCAATTCCGAGAAAAGCCACGAAAGCCGAATCCGCGCGCGCCCTCACAAACAAGTCCACGATCCAGCCAAAGTCCGCGTCCCGGCCTATCATCCGGACACTCCCGAGGTCCGCCAGGACTGGGCGCAGTATTACGATTGCGTGAGTTTGGCCGACGCCGACGCCGGCGAGCGCTTGAAGGAACTCGCGGACGACGGCCTGACGGAGGACACGATTGTTTTCTACTGGGGCGATCACGGCTCCGGCATGCCGCGCAGCAAACGCTGGCCTTACAACTCCGGATTGCACGTCCCGCTGGCGGTTTATTTCCCGGAGAAATTCAGACATCTCGCGCCGCCAGAATACAGGCCCGGCGGCAAATCAGATCGCCTCGTAAGCTTCGTCGATTTCGCGCCCACGATGCTAAGCCTTGCGGGCATCAAGCCTCCGGAGTGGATGCAGGGTTACTCGTTCATGGGGAAGTTCCAGGATCCGCCACGCCCTTGGATGCACGGCTTCCGCGGCCGTATGGACGAGCGCTATGACCTGGTCCGCAGCGTGACCGATGGCCGCTACGTTTATATTCGGAATTACATGCCCCACAAACTCTATGGGCAGCACGTTCAATACATGTTCCAGACCCCGACGACCCGCGTTTGGAAAAGGCTCCACGACGAAGGCAAGTTGACGCCGGCACAAGATGTCTTCTGGAACACCAAAGCACCGGAGGAACTCTACGATCTTCAAAGCGATCCGGATGAAGTCCACAACCTGGCTCGCTCGCCCGGACACGAGAAAGTCTTGGCGCGGCTGCGTGGGGCCCAGCAAAGTCTGGCCCTCAGAATCCGCGACGTGGGCTTCCTGCCTGAAGGTGAAATCCACAGCCGCTCGCGAGGCTCCACGCCGTACGAGATGGGCCACGAAGACGCCAGGTATCCGTTTCAGCGCATTTTCGATACTGCCGACCGCGCATCTCTCTTGAGAACCGAAGACGTTCCCGCCCTCAAACAAGCATTCCGGGACCTGGACAGCGCCGTGCGTTACTGGGCCGCGCTCGGAATGTTGATGCGAGAAAAAGCCGGCGTGGAATCGGCGCGCGCGGAATTGCTCGAAGCACTGAAGGACACCTCGCCGTACGTCCGCGTCGTTGCTGCCGAAGCGCTGGGGCGATTCGGGAGTGAAGCCGATTTGAAACTCGCTTTGGCCACGCTCGCGGAACTGGGACCGATGGACAAAAACGGCGTGTTCGTTTCCGTGGCGGCGTTGAACGCCATCGATGCGCTGGGCCAGAAAGCCTCACCGATCCGGGATCGCCTCAAGGAATTCCCGGCCAAAGGAACCGTCCCCGACGCTCGCTTCGCGCCCTACGTGCCGCGCTTGCTGGAGGATATTCTGGCGGGATTGAAATGA